The window tgttttggaaacactgcagtacaatacgttttttattttttattagggggacagtgtaagggggtgtaaatgtagtgttttactctttattatgtgtaagtgtagtgtttttagggtatgttcacactggcgggtttacagtgaatttaccgctaggagtttgcgctgcagtgaaaaatttgccacagctcatacatgaagcagaaaacttactgtaaacccaccagtgtgaatgtaccctgtacgttcacatgggggggggggggcaaacctccagctgtttcaaaactacaactcccagcatgtactgacagaccgttcatgctgggagttgtacttttgcaacagctggaggcacactggttggaaaaccttcaattaggttctgttacctaactcagtattttccaaccagtgtgcctccagctgttgcaaaacttcaactcccagcatgtactgatcgccgaaaggcatgctgggagatgtagttatgcaacagctggagagctatagtttagagaccactgcacagtggtctccaaactgtggacctccagatgttgcaaaactacaactcccagcatgcccagacagcaaactgctgtctgggcatgctgggagttgtagttttgcaagatctggaggtgcacagtatagagatcactttgcagtggtctcaaactgtagacctccagctattgcaaaactgcaactcccagcaagcctaaacagctctctgggcatgctgggagttgtagttttgcaacatctggagggttacagtttagagactactatagtggtctcagactgtagccctccagatgttgctaagtaactcaccggcttccgttggatcctgggagctgcgtcgcggtcctcttcttccgccgatcgtcgcccgctgccgccgctgatcgtcgcccactgccgatgggtaagtggatctttggcgccggtccctgtcggtttccccgtcctgccacgcctattgtgggtgggcaggatggggaaatcgaaagtaaacccctccgcccccgatctgctattggtggtcgcgtctagaccaccaatagcagagataggaggggtggcaaccctgccacctcactcctatcactacagggggatcgtgggtatcTAGGACAccagcgatcccccttctattccgggtcaccgggtcaccatagacccgtatgacccggaatcggcgcaaatcgcaagtgtgaattcacttgcgatttgtgctgatcgccgacatgggggggtctaatgacccccctgggcatttgcgcggggtgcctgctgatagatatcagcagtcacccaggcCCGGTCCCAGCGGAGAACGAAAtttccacaggcgtacaggtacgcccttggtccttaagtaccagggagcaaaggcatacctgtacgcccttggtccttaaggggttaaacatacactGATGTGCCAAAATAATACCCACACAACATATAGTAAGAAGTATACTTACAAGCTGAATAAACTTGTCTACATTAAATGACATATAGGGTGCCATGCTGATCCAAACTCTACACACAGCTAGCAATGTCCAGCCTCTGAATAAACTTTTTGGCTGACTACAGAGAAAATGGAACAGCCACTTTTTTCAaaggtgaaaaaacgccaaagaaaaacgccaaatgCAAAACATACATGGCGTTTTTAAtgccgttttttcactcccatagacttttatgggggaaaaacaccacgattttgacaacaaaaaacgccagtggctcaacatgatgTAACTTTGggaaaccgccaaggagctgaaaaatgccaaaaaagagtgaaaaagttttttttaaaaaaacaccaaagagaaaaatgccaagtggaaaaagaattttgcgatttctctttGATTTactgctaacatctggccacagcgttttttggcccaaaaaaacgccatgcggcagaatttgtgtttttcttggcgtttttcaaaaaaataaaataaacaagtagaaacttagcctaaggggggGGGCAAAGAGCCAATAAGTTATCAAAACAGACTCAGAGCAGTGGAAGTGACAATGAGGAGAACTATAATGATAATGTGGTtttgtacctaatgtgggaaccagGGGACGAGAAGGTAACATGTTAAGAGAGAGAGGTTAATGCTGGCACTGTCAGAAATAAAGGGCTGAGCCGAGCTAAGGCCAGAAAATCTTGACAACCAGGTAACACACAGGATAGACGGTAACAAACCAACAAATCAAAATAAtaatatactgtagcagtctctgAATATGGTCCATATTCTCAGATTACTTCCTGGTTTGGTGGCCATAAATGCCAGAACAACGATTGTCTTGGCCAAAATGCAAGCAACATAGAGAGAGAAATTCAGACCAAAGGTCACTTGACGTAGGAAACATTTGTTGATTTTTGGGTAACCAATAAAACCTAAGTAGCAGAAGAAGCAGAGAAAAAGGGACATCAACAAAAAAGATGCCTTAGGGAAAAATTACTGGCTTTTACAATGGGTGTATTTCTatgtttaaccttttaaggacacagggcgtacctgtaggccctgtgcccgttcccctgctatgacgcagggtcacgagCTGACCCTATGTCATAGTGAGTCAGTCCCGGAggatatcaacggccgggacctgtggctagtACCAGATATCATCGATCGGAAAGCACTTTCTTTAATTTTAGAAGCAGCAATCAACTAAAATCAAagaaaatgcttcccggcagctcagtcgggctgataaaaccgcggtgtcccaatcagctgagaggacgtgaggagggtccctaccttctattgcaggagcagcagagtgctgattacactgatcaatgctatgctatggaatagcattgattagtgtctGCAATCAcatgattgcatgttatagtcacctatgggggctataaatgcGTGccttaatgtccgaactataaaaatataatgataattaAACCACTAAGTTAAAATTCAAAAGTCAAAACtgcatatttttggttactttgtataccctcaaaaaatttataaaaagtgatcaaaaagtcccgtcaaaacaaaaatggtagcgataaaaacttcagatcatggagcaaaaattgagccctcataccgccccatatgcgaaaaaataaaaaaagttataggagtcagaagaggaaatttttaaacatattaaacatactaattttcatgcaaaaagttgaaattttttaacagtagtaaaacaaatagtagacctacagaataaatataaggtgtcattttcaccgaaaaGTACACTGCGCAGAatctgaagccccaaaaatttacaaaatggcatttttttttgtaaaatgactgatgccaatacaaagtaaaattggtagtgcataaaacaagcacttatatgggtctgtaggttgaaaactgaaagtattatgatttttaaaaggtgaggaggaaaaaatagaaaaaccttaaggggttaataaaaaaactCAAAATAAGAAAAGAAACAATAGAAGAGATCAAGTCAGCAAATGAATAATTCTCCAGCTGTCATAGATCTTTGACTAAGGTCCACTTGACTGGAAGGTGGCCGATCCGGTGCTTCTCTTACCTGTGGTTTGTGTGATATACAAATTTTATGCTTCAATAAAGCTTGATTTTTAATCTAGACTCTCCATGCTGGAATGTTTTTCTGGATTGAGAGGTGTGAGCTGGTTGTAGTGTACATATGTGCATTTTGAATCATTGGAAAAGTTATCATGGtggtctggaccagatggagaagagaagaagaaagaCTGACTCTGGTCTCCATTATGATGGCTCTCAGCTCCCCATGATCTTCCACCCTGCAATTCATAAATTCTACAGTGTCATTACAGCAGATAAAGTAAGAAGCCATCTTCATGTGCTATGCTTAGTGGCTGCCCTACCGCACCAGTGTAAAGTATTTATCATAAATAACTGAAGAATGAGCTCAGTAATTTACCTAACAGCATTTTAATGCTCTTACAAACAAACAAAATGTATGACACATTTCCCTTAAAGCCTTAAAATTACTTTCTAGGATGATTTCAGAATATTTATATCTATTTTCTacgaaattcaattttttttctaaaatctgCTTGATGTTTCTTTGTCCTTATTTCTCATCATGAGATATTCTTTGGAATTCATCTCAGGTCTGAACAGTAAAATGAAGCATTTagaaaaaaacatgcaaattaaCAATGCCCAACTAGATGCCAGGATGGCGAATACCTCCATGGCGACTGTATATTTACCCTGGGCACTGAGATAAGCTGGAATAAATGATATCCAAACACACAGAAAGGCCAACATACTAAATGTTATAAACTGGACTTCATTAAAACTGTCTGGAAGTTTTCTTGTTAAGAAGGCCACTATAAAACTAATAGTAGCCAGAAGAAATAGATAGCCGAGCATGGCCCAGAAGGCGATGGGTGACCCATTATTACAGTCAACTATAATAAGTTCTGGTTTATCTTCAGCGTTGTATTGTGGGAATGGAGGAGCCACTGATATCCAAGTGATACACAGTAATAATTGTAGAAGGACGCAGATAGAAATGATTGAGTAGGAGACTCTTAGGTTGGTCCATTTTCTTAGACTGCTCCCAGGTCTTGTGGCCATGAAAGCAAAAACCACCATGATCGTCTTGGCCAATATACATGCAACACAGAGAGTGAATACCAGACCAAAAGACACCTGACGTAGAAGACATTTATCATGATCAGGGTAACCAATAAATCCTAAGGAGCAGAAGAAGCAGAGACTGAGAGATATCAGTAGAAGACAACTTAGGGAGTAATTGCTGGCTTTCACGAGTGGAGTGCTCCTGCGACTGAAGAAAAGCCCCAAGATAAGAGCTGGAAATATGGAAGACATTATACTGATAGCAGCTAAGCTGGCTCCTAATGTATCTTCATAAGACAGGTACTCTGTGGGTTTAGGGAGGCACCTGGATCTTTCAGGATTCGGCCATTGGTCCCATGGACACCTGAAGCAGTTGAAGGAATCTACAGATAGAAAGAAAGAACAGATTGTTTGTAggattttatgttatttttgttaaaaatacCTTGAAAGGATTCATCCATCGTATGGCACTGTATAGGAGTTCAGTAGTATACAATGCCCATTGGCAGCACCCTGATGGAGGCAAAAAAGACCCAAGATAATCATCCAAGTCAATAGATttgaagataaaaaaaacaatggtgGAACTGGACTGGTATAATCTCCGCCCAGTAGATTGTACCAGTAGCATGCAATGGGACACTCGTGTATTGCTGATAGTTCCACAGTATTATCCATAGCGACTATAAGTCACAATTCCCATATTCTCCTATTCATCCTGATTCTCCCTACCTCACGGCAATCCTTACTATCTGATAAAGGTCAATTTGACCAAAACGTTATTGCAATTTCATAAATGGACTGTATACATCATATTCAAGTTATGTTACTGTATTAATTGAAGCAGTGCAGTGTAGGGGCTCCATATGTTCACCACAGTTCCTCTTTAAAGTTcagtttactttaatgagctaCGTTGTTAGCAGTGGAGTTGTGATGGGGTAAGGGACCACATCAGGGAAGTTATCATCCTTGGAGGACATCACCCCACATCCAGTGTTGTAGCTGCAGAGACCTTAGGTGTGACCCACCCCTAAGCCTAGTGGCCCACCCTTTGCTACTGTACATTATGCTACTTAATTTCTCCTCAtgcattgttacagtgtgtggcagagtcATCATCCAATATTTTTCCTTTTCCCCCGTCTATTCTTCTTTGAGGCCCCGGATCGGAGCTAAAAGGTTAAGGGAAACAAGGGATTAACACTGCCATTTAAAATGTGGTGCCCACATCTTCTCACTGAGCCTCCTCAGGAAAGTGAAAGGTAATCTTTGAAAGGTGATGCACCTGGTAGCACATTATAGAGTCATTTATAGAGTTCCCACTTCCAAAGCAGATT is drawn from Hyla sarda isolate aHylSar1 chromosome 4, aHylSar1.hap1, whole genome shotgun sequence and contains these coding sequences:
- the LOC130367292 gene encoding vomeronasal type-2 receptor 26-like codes for the protein MDESFQDSFNCFRCPWDQWPNPERSRCLPKPTEYLSYEDTLGASLAAISIMSSIFPALILGLFFSRRSTPLVKASNYSLSCLLLISLSLCFFCSLGFIGYPDHDKCLLRQVSFGLVFTLCVACILAKTIMVVFAFMATRPGSSLRKWTNLRVSYSIISICVLLQLLLCITWISVAPPFPQYNAEDKPELIIVDCNNGSPIAFWAMLGYLFLLATISFIVAFLTRKLPDSFNEVQFITFSMLAFLCVWISFIPAYLSAQGKYTVAMEVFAILASSWALLICMFFSKCFILLFRPEMNSKEYLMMRNKDKETSSRF